In the genome of Parcubacteria group bacterium, one region contains:
- a CDS encoding CYTH domain-containing protein, producing MIEVENRFLLTEENKKKLIDGAESLGEEIFTDVYYDTVDASVMKRDMWLRLRSGKFEMKLPLNEKSVLQRKSNKYKEIETEEEIRMVLGLPLNGD from the coding sequence ATGATTGAGGTTGAGAATAGGTTTCTCTTAACGGAAGAAAATAAAAAGAAACTAATTGACGGTGCAGAATCTCTCGGCGAAGAAATATTTACGGATGTTTATTATGACACTGTCGATGCTTCTGTGATGAAGCGTGATATGTGGCTGCGGTTACGGAGTGGGAAATTCGAAATGAAGCTGCCGCTAAACGAAAAATCGGTACTGCAGAGAAAGTCAAATAAATATAAGGAGATAGAAACTGAAGAAGAGATACGAATGGTGTTAGGGCTCCCGCTAAATGGAGATT
- a CDS encoding HD domain-containing protein, with amino-acid sequence MDKSEIIKRTTSHIKALMAKEGTGHDWWHIERVVRNAKKIAKKEGGDLFVIELAALLHDIADWKFHGGDFSIGPKKAREWLEKLKVEKNTISSIGPKKAREWLEKLKVEENTISHVTDIVGGVSFRGGTNKAKMKTLEGKIVQDADRLDAMGAIGVARTFAYGGYRGREIYNPKIKPKSYKHYANLKRGMKSGTTINHFYEKLLLLKDKMNTKTGRKMAEERHKFMEQFLKQFYREWNG; translated from the coding sequence ATGGATAAAAGTGAAATTATAAAAAGGACAACTTCTCATATTAAAGCTTTGATGGCTAAAGAGGGGACGGGGCATGATTGGTGGCATATTGAGCGGGTGGTGAGAAACGCGAAAAAGATTGCCAAAAAAGAAGGAGGGGATTTATTTGTAATTGAACTGGCTGCTTTGCTTCACGATATCGCTGATTGGAAATTTCATGGAGGTGATTTCTCTATTGGGCCGAAGAAAGCGAGAGAATGGTTAGAGAAATTGAAAGTAGAAAAAAATACCATCTCTTCTATTGGGCCGAAGAAAGCGAGAGAATGGTTAGAGAAATTGAAAGTAGAAGAAAATACCATCTCTCATGTAACGGATATCGTAGGAGGTGTTTCTTTTCGAGGAGGAACTAATAAAGCTAAAATGAAAACTTTGGAAGGGAAAATCGTGCAAGACGCAGATAGACTTGATGCGATGGGGGCGATCGGAGTTGCAAGAACCTTTGCTTATGGAGGTTATCGAGGAAGAGAAATTTATAATCCGAAAATTAAGCCGAAGTCATACAAGCATTACGCAAACTTAAAGAGGGGAATGAAGAGCGGAACGACGATTAATCATTTTTACGAGAAGCTTTTACTTCTTAAAGACAAGATGAATACAAAAACCGGCAGGAAGATGGCAGAAGAAAGGCACAAATTTATGGAACAATTTTTAAAGCAGTTTTATAGAGAGTGGAATGGTTAA
- a CDS encoding HAD-IB family phosphatase, translating into MVKAVIFDVDGTLTERDSWTRLTDNLGGSADEHLYIFKDFLGGKVSYKDSKAKLLKVWQATGNANKENFQKIFESWLLRPEAYEVVDFLKSRGIIVCIITGSMDLYADIVAKRLDIPFYFFNTKLVWDEKNNLIDFQYIKDQAGEKVRQFLQFCQEQNLDPQNCIVVGDGANDIGLFKIARGVALKSADSSSIEPHAWKVVNNLSELREILD; encoded by the coding sequence ATGGTTAAGGCGGTGATTTTTGATGTTGACGGGACTTTGACTGAGCGGGATTCTTGGACGCGGCTGACAGATAATTTGGGGGGTTCGGCGGACGAGCATCTTTATATCTTTAAAGATTTTTTGGGAGGAAAAGTTTCCTATAAAGATTCAAAAGCGAAGCTATTGAAAGTTTGGCAAGCAACAGGGAATGCTAATAAGGAAAATTTCCAAAAAATATTTGAAAGTTGGCTCCTTCGGCCGGAAGCGTATGAGGTTGTAGACTTTCTAAAAAGTAGAGGAATTATTGTTTGTATTATTACCGGCTCGATGGATTTATACGCTGATATAGTCGCTAAGAGATTAGATATCCCTTTCTACTTTTTTAATACCAAATTAGTTTGGGACGAAAAAAATAACCTGATTGATTTTCAATATATTAAGGACCAAGCAGGCGAGAAGGTTAGACAATTTTTGCAATTCTGTCAGGAGCAAAATTTAGATCCTCAAAACTGTATTGTAGTCGGTGATGGCGCCAACGACATCGGATTATTTAAAATCGCCCGGGGGGTTGCCCTAAAGTCAGCAGATTCTTCAAGTATAGAACCACATGCTTGGAAGGTTGTTAATAACCTCTCGGAGTTAAGAGAAATTTTAGATTAG